In Rhodoferax koreense, a genomic segment contains:
- a CDS encoding THUMP domain-containing class I SAM-dependent RNA methyltransferase: MNQLKLFLPCAAGVEDFLAEEAHRLTGLQGEDLRVLRGGVLMRASWRDAQLLNLHSRLAQRVLIELSHTEYRSEQNLYDAASQVAWEIWFTPKQSFKVEITAQHSPLTSLNFAALKIKDAIADRFRHKQGVRPDVDTRWPDIRIYAHLTTEHATLYMDTSGEPLFKRGWREDKGEAPLKETLAAAMIAASDWDGTTPLYDPCCGSGTIAIEAAQIACNIAAGSRRRFAFEKLLPFQPHVWTGLLEQARAAEHAPTAEIFGSDVAHRMVDFAMRNAERAGVAGAVQFRGGDALQRMPPVASGVMLVNPPYGERIAVAGVAGAHAGRQGGRNAPPPPMENVPSREVAQTDDGGDFFPKLATHWKKNYAGWTAWVLTPDLKLPGRMRLKESRRVPMWNGPIECRLFKFEMVAGSARK, from the coding sequence ATGAACCAACTCAAGCTTTTCCTGCCCTGCGCCGCTGGCGTGGAGGACTTCCTGGCCGAAGAGGCGCACCGCCTCACCGGGCTGCAGGGCGAGGACTTGCGCGTGTTGCGCGGCGGCGTGCTGATGCGCGCTTCCTGGCGCGATGCGCAACTGCTGAACCTGCACAGCCGCCTCGCCCAACGCGTGTTGATCGAGCTGTCGCACACCGAGTACCGCAGCGAACAAAACCTCTACGACGCGGCCAGCCAGGTCGCGTGGGAGATCTGGTTCACGCCCAAACAGAGCTTCAAGGTCGAGATCACCGCGCAGCACAGCCCGCTGACCTCGCTGAACTTCGCGGCGCTCAAGATCAAGGACGCAATCGCCGACCGCTTCCGCCACAAGCAGGGCGTGCGCCCCGACGTCGACACGCGCTGGCCCGACATCCGCATCTACGCCCACCTGACGACCGAACACGCCACGCTGTACATGGACACCTCGGGCGAGCCGCTGTTCAAGCGCGGCTGGCGCGAAGACAAGGGCGAGGCGCCGCTGAAGGAAACGCTGGCCGCCGCGATGATCGCCGCGAGCGACTGGGACGGCACCACCCCGCTGTACGACCCCTGCTGCGGCAGCGGCACCATCGCCATCGAGGCGGCGCAGATCGCCTGCAACATCGCGGCCGGCAGCCGGCGCCGCTTCGCGTTCGAAAAGTTGCTGCCGTTCCAGCCCCACGTCTGGACCGGGCTGCTGGAGCAGGCGCGCGCTGCCGAACATGCGCCGACCGCTGAAATCTTCGGCAGCGACGTGGCCCACCGCATGGTCGACTTCGCGATGCGCAACGCCGAGCGCGCGGGCGTGGCCGGCGCGGTGCAGTTCCGCGGCGGCGATGCCCTGCAGCGCATGCCGCCCGTGGCCAGCGGCGTGATGCTGGTGAACCCGCCGTATGGCGAACGTATCGCGGTCGCTGGCGTGGCGGGTGCCCATGCCGGACGGCAAGGCGGTCGAAATGCACCTCCGCCGCCAATGGAAAACGTGCCAAGCCGCGAAGTCGCCCAGACCGACGACGGCGGCGACTTCTTCCCCAAGCTCGCCACGCACTGGAAGAAGAACTACGCCGGCTGGACCGCCTGGGTGCTGACACCCGACCTCAAGCTGCCGGGCCGCATGCGCCTGAAGGAATCGCGCCGCGTGCCGATGTGGAACGGGCCGATCGAATGCCGGCTGTTCAAGTTCGAGATGGTTGCCGGTTCGGCCCGGAAATGA
- a CDS encoding CaiB/BaiF CoA transferase family protein gives MSEPNALPYAGIRVIEFTHMVMGPTCGMLLGDLGAEVIKIEPIEGDNTRRLLGSGSGFFPMFNRNKKSIALDLKQPDGVEAALRLIATADIVSENFKPGTMKKLGLDYDSLKALNPSLIYVSHKGFLPGPYDHRTALDEVVQMMGGLAYMTGRQGDPLRAGASVNDIMGGMFGAIGAMAALRQREITGKGCEVQSALFENNVFLVAQHMMQFAATGRAADPMPSRISAWAVYDVFTVKDGEQIFLAAVSDKQWAIFCKAFGLEELLADPRLKTNNDRVLAREWMMPLLRSHLAGRSAAELSAVFEANELPFAPITRPHELFDDPHLNATGGLAPIRMNDGSASKAPLMPLTLDGERPGIRLQPPLLGEHTSALLREVGYGEAEIAALKARQVTAGD, from the coding sequence ATGTCTGAGCCCAACGCGCTGCCCTACGCCGGTATCCGTGTCATCGAATTCACCCACATGGTCATGGGCCCGACATGCGGCATGCTGCTCGGCGACCTGGGTGCGGAGGTCATCAAGATCGAACCCATCGAAGGCGACAACACACGCCGCCTGCTCGGCTCGGGCTCGGGTTTCTTTCCGATGTTCAACCGCAACAAGAAGAGCATCGCGCTGGACCTGAAGCAGCCCGATGGTGTGGAGGCCGCGCTGCGCCTCATCGCCACGGCCGACATCGTGAGCGAGAACTTCAAGCCCGGCACGATGAAAAAGCTCGGCCTGGACTACGACAGCCTGAAGGCGCTGAACCCAAGCCTGATCTACGTGAGCCACAAGGGTTTCCTGCCCGGCCCTTACGACCACCGCACCGCGCTCGACGAGGTGGTGCAGATGATGGGCGGCCTGGCCTACATGACCGGCCGCCAGGGCGATCCGCTGCGCGCGGGCGCCAGCGTCAACGACATCATGGGCGGCATGTTCGGCGCCATCGGCGCCATGGCCGCGCTGCGCCAGCGCGAAATCACCGGCAAGGGATGCGAAGTGCAGTCGGCGCTGTTCGAGAACAACGTCTTCCTCGTGGCGCAGCACATGATGCAGTTCGCCGCCACCGGCCGCGCCGCCGACCCGATGCCCAGCCGCATCTCGGCCTGGGCGGTGTACGACGTGTTCACGGTGAAGGACGGCGAACAGATCTTCCTGGCCGCGGTGAGCGACAAGCAATGGGCCATCTTCTGCAAGGCCTTCGGCCTGGAAGAACTGCTGGCCGACCCGCGCCTCAAGACCAACAACGACCGCGTGCTGGCGCGCGAATGGATGATGCCGCTCCTGCGCTCGCACTTGGCCGGGCGCAGCGCGGCCGAGCTCAGCGCCGTGTTCGAGGCCAACGAACTGCCGTTCGCTCCGATCACCCGGCCGCACGAACTCTTCGACGACCCGCACCTCAATGCCACCGGCGGCCTGGCGCCGATCCGCATGAACGACGGCAGCGCCTCGAAGGCGCCGTTGATGCCGCTGACCCTCGACGGCGAGCGCCCCGGCATCCGCCTGCAGCCGCCGCTGCTGGGTGAACACACCAGCGCCCTGTTGCGCGAAGTCGGCTACGGCGAAGCCGAGATCGCCGCCCTCAAGGCCCGCCAGGTCACGGCCGGAGATTGA
- the lptB gene encoding LPS export ABC transporter ATP-binding protein, producing MDTAVSTAAAADALPEGESRLEARHLQKSYGSRKVVKDVSMTVRKGEVVGLLGPNGAGKTTSFYMIVGLVRSDGGSIAIDGQSVEHMPIHRRSRLGLSYLPQEASIFRKLTVEENVRAVLELQLDATGRAFTKAEIEERLTALLQDLRVEHLRSSSALSLSGGERRRVEIARALATQPRFILLDEPFAGIDPIAVIEIQRIISFLKSRGIGVLITDHNVRETLGICDHAYIISDGHVLAQGTPSDIVNNAEVRRVYLGEHFKM from the coding sequence ATGGACACGGCGGTGAGCACGGCCGCGGCGGCCGACGCCCTGCCCGAGGGCGAAAGCCGGCTCGAGGCGCGCCATCTGCAGAAGTCCTACGGCAGCCGCAAGGTGGTCAAGGACGTGAGCATGACCGTGAGGAAGGGCGAGGTCGTGGGCCTGCTCGGGCCCAACGGCGCGGGCAAGACCACCTCGTTCTACATGATCGTCGGCCTGGTGCGCTCCGACGGCGGCAGCATTGCCATCGACGGCCAGTCCGTCGAGCACATGCCGATCCACCGCCGCTCGCGGCTCGGCCTGAGCTATCTGCCGCAGGAAGCCTCGATCTTCCGCAAGCTCACGGTGGAAGAAAACGTGCGCGCCGTGCTCGAGCTGCAGCTCGATGCCACCGGCCGCGCCTTCACCAAGGCCGAGATCGAGGAGCGCCTGACCGCGCTGCTGCAGGACCTGCGCGTGGAGCACCTGCGCAGTTCGTCGGCGCTGTCGCTGTCCGGCGGGGAGCGACGCCGCGTGGAGATCGCGCGGGCACTGGCGACCCAGCCGCGCTTCATCCTGCTCGACGAACCCTTCGCCGGCATCGACCCGATCGCCGTGATCGAGATCCAGCGCATCATCAGCTTCCTCAAGTCACGCGGCATCGGCGTGCTCATCACCGACCACAACGTGCGCGAAACGCTCGGCATCTGCGACCACGCCTACATCATCAGCGACGGCCATGTGCTCGCCCAGGGCACGCCGTCGGACATCGTCAACAACGCCGAAGTGCGCCGGGTCTACCTCGGCGAGCACTTCAAGATGTAG
- a CDS encoding DUF2214 family protein, which produces MTLEALLAYAHFLAILTMVVFLASEAALCRKEWLNAAVVERLARLDAIYGIAAVLVLATGLARTWWGIKGSAWYWTQPLLHLKLGLFLVIGLLSIAPTLRFLRWRKRLRASGALPDATEIRSTRRLVMIEAHLLAVIPLAAVFLARGFGK; this is translated from the coding sequence ATGACCCTCGAAGCCCTGCTGGCCTACGCCCATTTCCTCGCCATCCTGACCATGGTGGTCTTTCTGGCCAGCGAGGCCGCGCTGTGCCGCAAGGAATGGCTCAACGCCGCCGTGGTGGAACGGCTGGCGCGGCTGGACGCCATCTACGGCATCGCCGCCGTGCTGGTGCTGGCGACGGGCTTGGCCCGCACCTGGTGGGGCATCAAGGGCTCGGCCTGGTACTGGACGCAGCCTTTGCTGCACCTCAAGCTCGGGCTGTTCCTGGTGATCGGCCTGCTCTCCATCGCACCCACGCTGCGTTTCCTGCGCTGGCGCAAGCGGCTGCGCGCCAGCGGCGCCTTGCCGGACGCGACCGAAATCCGCAGCACGCGCCGCCTGGTGATGATCGAGGCGCATCTGTTGGCCGTGATTCCGCTGGCGGCGGTGTTCCTGGCGCGCGGCTTCGGCAAATAG
- the rpoN gene encoding RNA polymerase factor sigma-54 → MKQGLSLRVSQHLALTPQLQQSIRLLQLSTLELSAEVEQMLDDNPFLEVNMDEAPREEFGLAQADAQVNTDDRESEFSSSTAATATETATVETPAESESPLTGQDDSQSWDGDGTSEIAPDDSEWGGDAPARQNNLGEDGEVDATELARSQESLTSFLHRQALALRLGEEDSAALRFLIESLNDDGYLEDSLLALAQGLAGAEDGEDVDELVHRFTVALGLLQSLEPVGVGARTLEECLSIQLRAMFDEDAGEEEEQVRRAALRMCGLSMDLLARRDVKRLSHLCNQPDTVIKAAMGLIARLEPKPGRRFVDVERNIVVPDVIVVKIGRGAQARFRVQLNADVMPRLRVHDIYANALKQHKGGGKDSSNNAALQQRLQEARWFIKNIQQRFDTILRVSNAIVERQKNFFSHGELAMRPLVLREIADELGLHESTISRVTTAKYMATPHGTFELKYFFGSSLGTETGGNASSTAVRALIKQFVSSEDPKKPLSDSQLSDMLKEQGIECARRTVAKYREALRIAPTNLRKSL, encoded by the coding sequence ATGAAGCAAGGCCTTTCCCTCCGCGTTTCGCAGCATCTGGCGTTGACGCCGCAGCTGCAGCAGTCGATCCGGCTGTTGCAATTGTCCACGCTCGAATTGAGCGCGGAAGTCGAGCAGATGCTCGACGACAACCCCTTCCTCGAAGTCAACATGGACGAGGCGCCGCGCGAGGAGTTCGGGCTGGCGCAGGCCGATGCGCAGGTGAACACGGACGACCGCGAATCCGAGTTCTCGAGCAGCACCGCCGCCACGGCGACCGAGACCGCAACGGTGGAGACCCCCGCCGAATCCGAGAGTCCGCTGACCGGCCAGGACGACAGCCAGAGCTGGGATGGGGACGGCACTTCCGAGATCGCCCCCGACGACAGCGAATGGGGTGGCGACGCACCGGCGCGGCAGAACAACCTCGGCGAAGACGGCGAGGTCGATGCCACCGAACTCGCGCGCAGCCAGGAATCGCTGACCTCGTTCCTGCACCGCCAGGCGCTGGCCCTGCGCCTGGGCGAAGAAGACAGCGCGGCGCTGCGTTTCCTCATCGAGTCGCTGAACGACGACGGCTACCTCGAAGACAGCCTGCTCGCCCTGGCGCAGGGCCTGGCGGGCGCGGAAGACGGTGAGGACGTCGATGAACTGGTGCACCGCTTCACCGTGGCGCTGGGCCTGCTGCAGAGCCTGGAACCGGTGGGCGTAGGCGCACGAACGCTGGAGGAATGCCTGTCGATCCAGTTGCGCGCGATGTTCGACGAGGATGCCGGCGAAGAGGAGGAACAGGTGCGCCGCGCCGCGCTACGCATGTGCGGCCTGTCGATGGACCTGCTGGCGCGGCGCGATGTGAAACGGCTGTCGCACTTGTGCAACCAGCCCGACACCGTGATCAAGGCGGCGATGGGCCTGATCGCCCGGCTGGAACCCAAGCCGGGCCGCCGTTTCGTCGACGTGGAGCGCAACATCGTCGTGCCCGACGTGATCGTGGTCAAGATCGGCCGCGGCGCGCAGGCGCGCTTCCGCGTGCAGCTCAATGCCGACGTGATGCCCAGGCTGCGCGTGCACGACATCTACGCCAACGCGCTCAAGCAACACAAGGGCGGTGGCAAGGATTCTTCGAACAACGCCGCGCTGCAGCAGCGGCTGCAGGAGGCGCGCTGGTTCATCAAGAACATCCAGCAACGCTTCGACACCATCCTGCGGGTATCGAACGCCATCGTCGAACGGCAGAAGAATTTCTTCAGCCACGGCGAGCTGGCCATGCGCCCGCTGGTGCTGCGCGAGATCGCCGATGAACTCGGCCTGCACGAATCGACCATCAGCCGCGTCACCACGGCCAAGTACATGGCCACGCCGCACGGCACTTTCGAACTGAAGTATTTTTTCGGCTCGTCGCTCGGCACCGAGACGGGCGGCAACGCGTCGAGCACCGCCGTGCGCGCGTTGATCAAGCAGTTCGTCTCGTCCGAAGACCCGAAGAAGCCGTTGTCGGACAGCCAGCTCTCCGACATGCTGAAGGAGCAAGGCATCGAATGTGCGCGGCGCACGGTGGCCAAATACCGCGAAGCCTTGCGCATCGCGCCAACGAACCTCCGGAAATCCCTTTAA
- a CDS encoding PsiF family protein has product MKKILPLIAALSLSCSLGFVHAAEAVVKTPQQNKMTACNADAKDKKGDERKAFMKECLSAKKETQQSKMTSCNADAKAKTLKGDERKAFMKECLSAKPAA; this is encoded by the coding sequence ATGAAAAAGATCCTTCCCCTGATCGCCGCCCTCAGCCTGAGTTGCTCCCTGGGTTTCGTCCACGCGGCCGAAGCCGTCGTCAAGACGCCGCAGCAGAACAAGATGACCGCCTGCAACGCCGACGCCAAGGACAAGAAGGGCGACGAGCGCAAGGCCTTCATGAAGGAATGCCTGAGCGCGAAGAAGGAAACCCAGCAAAGCAAAATGACCAGTTGCAATGCCGACGCCAAGGCCAAGACCCTCAAGGGCGACGAACGCAAGGCCTTCATGAAGGAATGCCTGAGCGCCAAGCCGGCCGCCTGA
- a CDS encoding LysR family transcriptional regulator codes for MDKLKQLESFVAVATRGSLTAAAKAEGVAPAIIGRRLDALEERLGVRLLLRTTRRMSLTHEGSAFLEDCQRLLADMANAEASVSAGGVKASGHLRITAPGGFGRRHVAPLVPPFRDAHPEVTISLNLSDRVIDLAGEGFDCAVRVGDLPDSSLVSVRLADNRRLCVATPEFLRRHGTPQHPNELSKFACLALTSDASQTRGWAFRIPTSAEGGSEVVHLKPGGPLDCTDGQVLHDWCIAGRGIAWRSTWEVEAEITAGRLVAVLEDFAAPPNGIYVVFPQRKHLPLRVRLWIEHLRQHYGRPEFWRGAASA; via the coding sequence ATGGACAAACTCAAGCAGCTCGAATCCTTCGTCGCCGTGGCCACGCGCGGCAGCCTCACCGCCGCGGCCAAGGCCGAGGGCGTGGCGCCGGCCATCATCGGCCGACGGCTCGACGCGCTGGAGGAGCGGCTGGGCGTACGCCTGCTGCTGCGCACCACGCGCCGCATGAGCCTGACGCACGAAGGCAGCGCCTTTCTGGAGGATTGCCAGCGCCTGCTGGCCGACATGGCCAACGCCGAGGCCAGCGTGAGCGCGGGCGGCGTGAAGGCCAGCGGCCATCTGCGCATCACCGCGCCCGGCGGATTCGGCCGCCGGCACGTGGCGCCGCTGGTGCCGCCGTTCCGGGATGCGCACCCGGAGGTGACGATTTCGCTGAATCTCAGCGACCGCGTCATCGACCTGGCCGGCGAGGGTTTCGACTGCGCGGTGCGCGTCGGCGACCTGCCCGATTCATCCCTGGTGAGCGTGCGGCTGGCCGACAACCGCCGCCTGTGCGTGGCCACGCCGGAGTTCCTGCGCCGCCACGGCACGCCGCAGCATCCGAACGAACTCTCGAAATTCGCCTGCCTGGCGCTGACCAGTGACGCCTCGCAGACGCGCGGCTGGGCGTTTCGCATTCCCACCTCGGCCGAAGGCGGTTCGGAGGTCGTACACCTCAAACCCGGCGGCCCGCTCGACTGCACAGACGGTCAGGTGCTGCACGACTGGTGCATCGCCGGGCGCGGCATCGCCTGGCGCAGCACCTGGGAGGTGGAGGCGGAAATCACCGCCGGCCGGCTGGTGGCCGTACTCGAGGACTTCGCCGCGCCGCCCAACGGCATCTACGTGGTGTTCCCGCAGCGCAAACACCTGCCGCTGCGCGTGCGCCTGTGGATCGAGCACCTGCGCCAGCACTATGGTCGCCCCGAGTTCTGGCGTGGTGCCGCCTCGGCTTAA
- the lptA gene encoding lipopolysaccharide transport periplasmic protein LptA — MKKNYFYLLLCLVLALTGGFANAEKADRDKPMNVEADNMRYDDLKQTNVFTGRVVMTKGTIIVRGARIDVRQDAAGYQYGVVTAEPGKLAYFRQKRDNVDEFIEGEAETIEYDSKADNVKLIKRAVMRRYIGATLGDETTGAVIVYENTTGVYTVDGNAAPAGQANGGGGGRVRAMLSPKPAASAPTPPATPGPALRPSLRLDGVAK, encoded by the coding sequence ATGAAAAAAAATTACTTTTACTTACTTTTGTGCCTGGTTTTGGCCTTGACAGGAGGCTTTGCCAACGCTGAAAAAGCCGACCGCGACAAGCCCATGAACGTCGAAGCCGACAACATGCGTTACGACGACCTGAAGCAGACCAACGTTTTCACCGGCCGGGTGGTGATGACCAAGGGCACCATCATCGTCCGTGGCGCGCGCATCGACGTGCGCCAGGACGCGGCGGGTTACCAGTACGGCGTGGTCACGGCCGAGCCGGGCAAACTCGCCTATTTCCGGCAGAAGCGCGACAACGTCGACGAGTTCATCGAGGGTGAAGCCGAGACCATCGAATACGACAGCAAGGCCGACAACGTCAAGTTGATCAAGCGTGCGGTGATGCGCCGCTACATCGGCGCGACCCTTGGCGACGAAACCACCGGTGCCGTGATCGTCTACGAGAACACCACGGGCGTCTACACCGTGGACGGCAATGCCGCGCCCGCGGGCCAGGCCAATGGCGGCGGTGGCGGGCGCGTCCGCGCCATGCTGTCGCCCAAGCCGGCGGCCTCGGCTCCCACACCGCCCGCCACCCCCGGTCCGGCCCTGCGCCCGAGCCTGCGGCTCGACGGGGTGGCCAAGTGA
- a CDS encoding thiol:disulfide interchange protein DsbA/DsbL, with amino-acid sequence MKRREFSLTSASVLAGSALALGPFSVAQAQGQKPQDGTDYLTLKKPVATEAGPGKIEVIEFFWYACPHCNAFEPTLEEWLKRLPKDVSFKRVPVMFQDSFIPPQKLYYTLEAMNQLEQMHRKVFYAIHVQHEQLNKDAAVIDWAAKQGLDKAKFTEIYNSFSVAAKVRKATQLQEAYQVAGVPALGIAGKFYTDGSQAQSMPRALMVTDYLIATERTAKPKA; translated from the coding sequence ATGAAACGTCGTGAGTTTTCGCTGACCTCAGCGAGTGTGTTGGCCGGCTCCGCGCTGGCGCTGGGTCCGTTCTCCGTGGCGCAGGCCCAGGGCCAGAAGCCGCAGGACGGCACGGATTACCTGACGCTGAAGAAGCCTGTCGCCACCGAAGCCGGGCCGGGCAAGATCGAGGTCATCGAATTCTTCTGGTACGCCTGCCCGCATTGCAATGCCTTCGAGCCCACGCTCGAGGAATGGCTCAAGCGCCTGCCCAAGGACGTGTCTTTCAAGCGCGTGCCGGTGATGTTCCAGGACAGCTTCATTCCCCCGCAGAAGCTCTACTACACGCTCGAAGCCATGAACCAGCTCGAACAGATGCACCGCAAGGTGTTCTACGCGATCCACGTGCAGCACGAGCAGCTCAACAAGGACGCGGCCGTGATCGACTGGGCCGCGAAACAGGGGCTGGACAAGGCCAAGTTCACCGAAATCTACAACTCGTTCAGCGTGGCCGCGAAGGTGCGCAAGGCAACCCAGCTGCAGGAAGCCTACCAGGTGGCGGGCGTGCCGGCGCTGGGCATTGCGGGCAAGTTCTATACCGACGGTTCGCAGGCGCAGAGCATGCCGCGCGCGCTGATGGTCACCGACTACCTCATCGCCACGGAACGCACGGCCAAGCCCAAGGCCTGA
- the argS gene encoding arginine--tRNA ligase — protein MLSVKQDLLSALAAGLEKITPGAGEKAAFESPKVAAHGDFACTAAMQLAKPLKLNPRQVGENLRTELLAQPAFQRWVEAIDIAGPGFINIKLKPEAKQQVVREVLTAGAQFGVQPANGKRVLVEFVSANPTGPLHVGHGRQAALGDAICNLYQTQGWDVYREFYYNDAGVQIGTLATSTQLRAKGVKPGDAQWPTDADNPLSKNFYNGEYIADIAADFKAQKTVKSDDREVTASGDVDDLESIRNFAVAYLRREQDLDLKAFSVKFDNFYLESSLYTSGKVEAAVKKLQEAGKTYEKDGALWLKSTDYGDDKDRVMRKQDGSYTYFVPDVAYHIAKWERGFTKVVNIQGTDHHGTIARVRAGLQAANVGIPQGYPDYVLHTMVRVVKGGEEVKISKRAGSYVTLRDIIDWTSKDAVRFFLLSRKPDTEYTFDIDLAVAQSNDNPVYYVQYAHARIQKMLRDWGGDVAALADADLSSLLVPQAQTLMLQLAKYPEMLTSASETFAPHDVTFYLRELAANLHSYYDAERVLVDDEPLRKARLALVAACAQVLHNGLAVLGVSAPDRM, from the coding sequence ATGCTCTCAGTCAAACAAGATTTGCTCTCGGCCCTGGCCGCCGGGCTGGAAAAGATCACCCCCGGTGCCGGCGAAAAGGCCGCGTTCGAGTCGCCCAAGGTCGCGGCCCATGGCGATTTCGCCTGTACGGCCGCCATGCAGCTGGCCAAGCCGCTCAAGCTCAATCCGCGCCAGGTCGGCGAGAACCTGCGCACCGAACTGCTGGCCCAGCCCGCGTTCCAGCGCTGGGTGGAGGCGATCGACATCGCCGGCCCGGGTTTCATCAACATCAAACTCAAGCCCGAAGCCAAGCAGCAGGTGGTACGCGAAGTGCTGACGGCGGGCGCGCAGTTCGGCGTGCAACCGGCCAACGGGAAGCGGGTGCTCGTGGAATTCGTCTCGGCGAACCCGACCGGCCCGCTGCACGTGGGCCACGGCCGCCAGGCCGCCCTGGGCGATGCGATCTGCAACCTCTACCAGACACAGGGCTGGGACGTCTACCGCGAGTTCTATTACAACGACGCGGGTGTGCAGATCGGCACGCTGGCGACCAGCACGCAGTTGCGCGCCAAGGGCGTGAAGCCGGGCGACGCCCAGTGGCCGACCGACGCGGACAACCCGCTTTCCAAGAACTTCTACAACGGCGAATACATCGCCGATATCGCCGCCGATTTCAAGGCGCAGAAGACGGTGAAGTCCGACGACCGCGAGGTCACGGCCTCGGGCGACGTGGACGACCTGGAATCGATCCGCAACTTCGCCGTGGCCTACCTGCGCCGCGAGCAGGATCTGGACCTGAAGGCTTTTTCGGTGAAGTTCGACAACTTCTACCTCGAGTCGAGCCTGTACACGAGCGGCAAGGTGGAAGCCGCCGTGAAGAAGCTGCAGGAAGCCGGCAAGACCTACGAGAAGGACGGCGCCTTGTGGCTCAAGTCCACCGACTACGGCGACGACAAGGACCGCGTCATGCGCAAGCAGGACGGCAGCTACACCTACTTCGTGCCCGACGTGGCCTACCACATCGCCAAGTGGGAGCGCGGTTTCACCAAGGTGGTGAACATCCAGGGCACGGACCACCACGGCACCATCGCCCGCGTGCGCGCCGGGCTGCAGGCCGCCAACGTGGGCATTCCGCAGGGCTATCCCGACTACGTGCTGCACACCATGGTGCGGGTGGTGAAGGGCGGCGAGGAGGTGAAGATCTCCAAGCGCGCGGGCAGCTACGTGACGCTGCGCGACATCATCGACTGGACCAGCAAGGATGCGGTGCGCTTCTTCCTGCTCAGCCGCAAGCCCGACACCGAATACACCTTCGACATCGACCTGGCCGTGGCGCAAAGCAACGACAACCCGGTCTACTACGTGCAGTACGCCCATGCGCGCATCCAGAAGATGCTGCGCGACTGGGGCGGCGACGTGGCCGCGCTGGCGGACGCCGATCTGTCTTCGCTCCTGGTGCCGCAGGCGCAGACGCTGATGCTGCAGCTGGCCAAGTACCCCGAGATGCTGACCTCGGCCTCGGAAACCTTCGCACCGCACGACGTGACCTTCTACCTGCGCGAGCTCGCCGCCAACCTGCACAGCTACTACGACGCCGAACGCGTGCTGGTCGACGACGAGCCGCTCAGGAAAGCGCGGCTGGCGCTCGTGGCTGCCTGCGCCCAGGTATTGCACAATGGCTTGGCGGTGCTCGGCGTGAGCGCCCCGGACAGGATGTGA
- a CDS encoding SPOR domain-containing protein encodes MKQHKQRGGTILGFIIGVVVGLGSALAVAVYVTKVPVPFMTSKAQSRSVDSDAAESKKNKDWDPNTPLHGKNPAKPVAPVVTGVLGNPEPAAGAVPGAATGISPPPPPATAPVAATTPPKTMAPAASADPLGDLARAKAKVPAAATAVAVAPPSLGAATDPFEYFVQAGAFRTPEDAEAQRAKLAMMGMEARVTEREQSGRTVYRVRMGPFNKKEDAEHTKDRLDNIGTETALVRVQR; translated from the coding sequence ATGAAACAACATAAACAGCGCGGCGGCACGATTCTCGGCTTCATCATCGGCGTGGTGGTCGGCCTGGGCTCGGCGCTGGCCGTGGCGGTATACGTGACCAAGGTGCCGGTGCCGTTCATGACCAGCAAGGCGCAGAGCCGCTCGGTCGACTCCGACGCGGCCGAGAGCAAGAAGAACAAGGACTGGGATCCGAACACCCCGCTGCACGGCAAGAACCCGGCCAAGCCAGTGGCCCCCGTGGTGACCGGCGTGCTCGGCAATCCCGAGCCCGCCGCCGGTGCCGTGCCGGGCGCGGCCACCGGCATCTCCCCGCCGCCCCCACCGGCCACGGCGCCGGTGGCCGCCACGACGCCCCCCAAGACCATGGCACCGGCCGCCTCCGCCGATCCGCTCGGCGACCTGGCGCGCGCCAAGGCCAAGGTGCCAGCAGCCGCCACAGCGGTGGCCGTCGCACCGCCGAGCCTGGGCGCCGCGACCGACCCGTTCGAATACTTCGTACAGGCCGGCGCTTTCCGCACGCCGGAAGATGCCGAGGCCCAGCGCGCCAAGCTCGCGATGATGGGCATGGAGGCGCGCGTGACCGAACGCGAACAGTCCGGCCGCACCGTCTACCGCGTGCGCATGGGGCCCTTCAACAAGAAGGAAGATGCCGAACACACCAAGGATCGGCTGGACAACATCGGCACCGAAACCGCGCTGGTGCGCGTGCAGCGATAG